One genomic region from Mangifera indica cultivar Alphonso chromosome 17, CATAS_Mindica_2.1, whole genome shotgun sequence encodes:
- the LOC123200443 gene encoding uncharacterized protein LOC123200443 isoform X2 — MAELATAAASKAAERVTETMCEFGCRHMNYVFKYQSYMKKLKEQAEDFKSRRKDVEVQAKLAERQGEEIYDEVTKWLKSVEAFMERVAKLVDDEDKAKKCCFKGLCPVLIKRYRLSKEAEEVMEEGAKVLEKGKFSRISNPPLQRSTESIFVGKEYEHFDSRESNFQEIMDALKDSTVNMIGVHGMGGVGKTTLIKKVAWKAKEDKLFDEVVIAEVTQTPDVKKIQADIAGQLGMVFRDQESLFGRADQLHHRLKKSKRILVIVDNIWKKLDLKDVGIPLSYDNKGSITEHRKESNDEPERCTILLTARMLAVLNQMKTQKNISVEPLATNDARSLFGKIVGDLSEKHGIAAEIVEKCAGSPLAITTIANALKGKSDYVWKDALHQLKSYNHRCVPEMDNTLYSTIELSYKLLNSEEAKSLLLLCALYNDAHVSHFFSRSMGLGLFENVYSINDGSNRINSLIDYLRDSCLLLRGNDNEIVKMHDVIHTVVVSIAKEKCMFDIRDVKGIKDVLMERMYKDSIAISLSYTDTHELPERVEFPKLKLFGYYTVKDLCLQIPDHFFEGMKELKALELEGVHLLPPPPSFVSLTNLKGLCFCKCSLGDITMMGELRKLETLEFLSCDFEQLPERFKQLTGLKLLQLSDCPKLKVIPSNVIASLSQLEELYINNSFDRWEVEGQNNASLAELKALPQLNTLWIHIPNVQMIQQDFIPANLEKYEVHIGDVWDWSYAYETSRTLKLKFNGIPHIRHGIEILMEKAKYLYLDQLDGVKDMPWELDREGFPELKHLSVQNSSEILYIVNSMEYTHPNDAFPILESMFLINLSDMEKICCGLDNAKSFSQLRIIKVADCDKLRYLFSSSMAKNILLLEEINVTNCKTLEEIFGGESEDHADENRKVCKIEFKQLHSVVLQVLPQFICFGLEVVLPRLENLKLSSIKIENIWVNLLQPTPSYIQCLKSLTVEECNGLKFLFSSSMVKSFVQLQKLVICNCKSMEAVIFESRELEGANKIIQMNFPKLFYLKLQGLPKLTRFGIGNLVQFPSLNELHVESCSSLKTFFPNSSSVDVSLENSLSTNIEPLFDDKLIWHNQLRGDSFCKLKEVRFEFCKKLMTIVPSDGPQGLITFQNLETLTAKNCWYIKSLFPVSIATSLLQLKKLELFSCGLEEIVAEQEVDGTPKFLFPQLTRLKLDNLPKLKHFYMGSYTVKWPKLKELLVYKCRKIKVYALDGQSQPALFSFEKVIPNLEILGLRADNLTSSCLNRIPARSFGKLKILGLDSFDDYSVGFQFGLLQKLHNLEELGLYDCTFRELLPYEGYAGKQSSQMETFLQNLQTLRIYRCHCLTYLMSSSVICFKRIKNLEVYGCKGLENILSFSTATTLVHLTTISVIQCESMTKVIETAVDTTEEEIVFSQLKMLKLHCLKSLTCFYYTNYTFRFPCLEQVIVSQCPNMKTFSQGGGLSTPKLKKVQLTETINAESFWKDDLNSTIQHMFTNMLGFSNIENLKLSEFPELEEKIWKSEVSDGLFYNLKSLVLDAFLESSSAIPSRVLSNLKNLEILEVRSCDLLTQVFDTESPLNVDGHTSKRSHQDVLNLKNLKSLKVHNCNGLRYIFTPSIILGLVQLQDIEVKNCALIEEIIRKEGENDSEIDKIFIPQLNSISLESLPNLTRFCSGINGLACPSLKSIRVARCPEIETFVFADMNLQSNHIAPLFCDKVAFPRLEEMILLHLGKLQLIWHNQLLGDSFCKLKEVRVEFCENLMTMVPSNSTQGLLTFQNLETLTVKNCWNLKSLFPVSMAASLLQLKKLELFSCGLEIIVAKQKVNGTPKFLFPQLTRLRLDNLPELKHFYMGSYTAEWPMLKELLVYKCWKIKVYALDGESQPALFSFEKVIPNLEILGLKAYNLTSSCLDRIPTRGFGKLKILGLQSFDDYSIGFQFGLLQKLHNLEELGLYYCTFQELLPYEGCTSKQNSQIETFLQNLQTLRIWNCHHLRYLMPSSHIWFKNIKHLEVYSCNGLVKILACSVVRTLVQIKTIKIKKCKLVTEVITTEYEIETTEEEIVFNQLETLEFHCLKSLTCFCSANYAFRFPCLEQVIVSQCPNFKIFSPGGLSTPKLKKVELTKNIDAEHIWKGDLNSTIQHMCEGVS, encoded by the exons ATGGCTGAACTGGCTACTGCAGCTGCTTCCAAAGCTGCAGAGAGGGTTACAGAGACAATGTGTGAATTTGGTTGTCGGCATATGAACTATGTCTTTAAGTACCAGAGCTACATGAAGAAGTTGAAGGAGCAAGCTGAGGACTTCAAAAGTAGAAGAAAAGATGTGGAAGTACAAGCAAAATTGGCTGAAAGACAAGGTGAAGAGATTTATGATGAAGTTACTAAGTGGCTGAAGAGTGTGGAAGCGTTCATGGAACGGGTAGCAAAGCttgttgatgatgaagataaagcaaAGAAGTGCTGTTTCAAAGGCTTGTGTCCTGTTTTGATTAAACGTTACAGGCTCAGCAAAGAAGCAGAGGAGGTCATGGAGGAAGGTGCCAAGGTcttggaaaaaggaaaattcagTAGAATTTCAAACCCACCCCTTCAACGGAGCACGGAATCCATATTCGTCGGTAAGGAGTACGAACACTTTGACTCAAGAGAGTCAAATTTTCAGGAAATTATGGATGCATTGAAAGATTCTACTGTTAATATGATTGGAGTGCACGGGATGGGTGGTGTGGGTAAAACCACACTGATCAAAAAGGTTGCTTGGAAGGCCAAGGAAGATAAGTTATTTGATGAGGTGGTGATTGCTGAGGTAACACAAACTCCAgatgttaaaaaaattcaagccGACATTGCTGGTCAATTGGGCATGGTATTTAGGGACCAGGAGAGTCTGTTTGGAAGAGCTGATCAATTACATCACAGGTTGAAGAAGTCCAAGAGAATCCTTGTAATAGTAGATAACATCTGGAAGAAGCTTGACCTGAAGGATGTTGGAATTCCTTTAAGCTATGATAATAAAGGTAGCATCACGGAACACAGGAAAGAAAGCAATGATGAGCCAGAGCGGTGCACAATATTGTTAACAGCTAGAATGTTAGCTGTCCTAAATCAAATGAAAACTCAAAAGAATATATCGGTTGAGCCTCTAGCTACTAATGATGCAAGGAGTTTGTTTGGGAAAATTGTTGGTGATTTATCAGAAAAACACGGTATAGCAGCGGAAATAGTAGAAAAATGTGCAGGGTCACCACTTGCAATTACAACAATTGCAAATGCTTTGAAAGGAAAAAGTGATTATGTCTGGAAGGATGCCCTACATCAGTTAAAAAGTTATAATCATAGATGTGTTCCAGAAATGGATAACACTTTATACTCAACTATTGAATTGAGTTACAAATTGTTGAACAGTGAAGAAGCCAAATCATTACTTCTACTTTGTGCTCTATATAATGATGCGCATGTCTCTCACTTCTTTTCAAGAAGTATGGGGTTGGGTTTGTTTGAAAATGTTTACTCAATTAATGATGGAAGCAATAGAATAAATTCACTGATTGATTATCTCCGAGATTCGTGTTTGTTGTTGAGAGGTAACGATAACGAGATAGTCAAAATGCATGATGTTATTCATACTGTTGTTGTATCAATTGCCAAAGAGAAATGTATGTTTGATATTAGAGATGTCAAGGGCATTAAAGATGTGTTGATGGAGAGAATGTACAAAGACTCGATTGCAATTTCTCTGTCTTATACAGACACTCATGAGCTTCCTGAAAGGGTAGAGTTTCCAAAACTAAAGTTATTTGGTTATTATACTGTCAAAGATCTTTGTTTACAAATCCCAGACCACTTTTTCGAAGGAATGAAAGAACTCAAAGCACTAGAATTGGAAGGAGTTCATTTATTACCTCCACCACCATCATTTGTTTCCTTAACAAACCTTAAAGGATTGTGTTTCTGCAAGTGCTCTTTGGGGGATATAACAATGATGGGAGAGCTAAGGAAATTAGAGACTCTTGAATTTCTAAGTTGTGATTTTGAGCAGTTGCCTGAAAGATTTAAACAACTGACGGGACTTAAGTTATTACAATTGAGCGATTGTCCAAAGCTTAAAGTAATCCCATCAAATGTCATAGCCAGCTTGTCTCAATTAGAAGagctatatataaataatagctTTGATCGATGGGAAGTTGAAGGACAAAATAACGCTAGTCTTGCAGAGTTGAAGGCATTGCCTCAATTGAACACTTTATGGATACATATCCCGAATGTGCAGATGATACAACAAGACTTTATTCCAGCGAACTTAGAAAAGTATGAAGTACATATTGGAGATGTATGGGACTGGTCTTATGCATATGAAACCTCGAGAACATTGAAACTGAAGTTCAATGGAATCCCTCATATAAGGCATGGGATCGAAATTTTGATGGAGAAAGCTAAATACCTCTATCTAGATCAGCTGGATGGTGTTAAGGATATGCCTTGGGAACTTGACAGAGAAGGTTTCCCAGAATTAAAGCATCTCTCGGTACAAAATAGTTctgaaattttgtatattgtCAACTCAATGGAGTACACTCATCCTAATGATGCCTTTCCAATCTTAGAGTCAATGTTTCTTATTAATCTAAGTGATATGGAGAAGATATGTTGCGGCCTAGATAATGCAAAGTCTTTCAGccaattaagaataataaaagtAGCTGATTGTGACAAGTTGAGGTATCTCTTCTCATCCTCCATGGCCAAAAACATACTGCTGCTTGAAGAAATCAATGTAACTAATTGCAAGACGCTGGAGGAGATTTTTGGTGGAGAAAGTGAAGACCATGCTGATGAAAACAGAAAGGTTTGTAAGATTGAGTTTAAACAATTGCACTCTGTAGTACTACAAGTCCTACCGCAGTTCATATGTTTTGGCTTGGAG GTTGTGTTACCAAGATTGGAGAACTTGAAACTGTCCTCAATTAAGATTGAGAACATATGGGTTAATCTACTCCAACCAACGCCTTCCTATATTCAGTGCTTAAAAAGCTTAACAGTGGAAGAGTGTAACGGTTTGAAGTTTCTGTTTTCATCTTCTATGGTCAAAAGTTTTGTGCAACTCCAAAAGCTTGTGATATGCAACTGCAAGTCAATGGAAGCAGTGATATTTGAGTCAAGAGAATTAGAAGGAGCAAATAagataattcaaatgaattttccTAAACTATTCTACTTGAAGCTACAAGGGCTTCCAAAACTCACAAGATTTGGCATTGGAAATCTAGTTCAATTCCCTTCCCTTAATGAACTTCACGTTGAGAGTTGCTCTAGTTTAAAGACATTCTTTCCCAATTCTTCTAGTGTAGACGTGAGCTTGGAGAACAGTCTTTCTACTAATATAGAGCCCCTGTTTGATGACAAG ctgatctggcaCAATCAACTCCGTGGAGACTCCTTTTGCAAATTAAAAGAAGTGAGATTCGagttttgtaaaaaattgatgaCTATTGTTCCATCTGATGGTCCTCAAGGACTAATTACCTTTCAGAATCTAGAAACATTAACTGCTAAGAACTGTTGGTATATAAAAAGTCTGTTTCCAGTTTCTATAGCCACTAGTCTTTTACAACTCAAAAAACTTGAGCTCTTCTCCTgtggtttggaggaaattgttgCCGAGCAGGAAGTAGATGGGActccaaaatttttgtttcctcAATTAACGAGGCTCAAACTTGATAATTTACCAAAGCTCAAACATTTCTACATGGGGTCCTATACAGTGAAGTGGCCAAAGCTTAAGGAATTGCTTGTGTACAAATGTAGGAAGATAAAAGTATATGCTTTAGATGGACAGAGCCAACCTGCCCTATTTTCGTTTGAAAAG GTCATACCCAATTTGGAAATATTGGGTTTAAGAGCTGATAACTTAACATCCTCATGTCTCAACCGTATTCCAGCTAGGAGCTTTGGGAAACTTAAAATTCTTGGACTAGATAGCTTTGATGATTATTCAGTCGGGTTTCAATTTGGTCTCCTTCAAAAATTGCACAATTTAGAAGAACTCGGTCTATATGATTGTACATTCCGAGAACTACTCCCATATGAAGGATATGCAGGGAAACAAAGTTCGCAAATGGAAACATTTCTCCAAAATCTGCAAACTCTTAGAATATATAGGTGTCATTGTTTGACATATTTAATGTCATCCTCGGTCATCTGCTTCAAAAGGATTAAGAATTTGGAAGTCTATGGTTGTAAGGGGTTGGAAAATATATTGTCATTCTCAACGGCAACAACTCTTGTCCATCTCACAACAATCTCAGTAATACAATGTGAGTCAATGACAAAGGTTATAGAGACTGCGGTAGATACAACAGAAGAGGAGATTGTTTTTAGCCAGTTGAAAATGTTGAAGCTTCATTGTTTAAAAAGTCTTACATGCTTCTACTACACCAATTACACATTCCGATTCCCATGCTTAGAACAAGTAATTGTGAGTCAATGCCCCAATATGAAGACTTTTTCTCAAGGAGGAGGCTTAAGCACACCAAAATTAAAGAAGGTGCAACTAACAGAGACAATCAATGCAGAGTCTTTTTGGAAGGATGACCTTAATTCCACTATCCAACACATGTTTACAAATATG CTTGGTTTCAGCAACATAGAGAATCTAAAACTCTCTGAATTCCctgaattagaagaaaaaatttggaaatcTGAAGTTTCGGACGGcttattttataacttaaagtCACTGGTATTGGACGCATTTTTGGAATCATCAAGTGCAATTCCATCTCGTGTGTTAAGCAacttaaaaaatcttgaaatacTCGAAGTAAGAAGTTGTGATTTGTTGACACAGGTGTTTGATACAGAAAGTCCGCTAAATGTTGATGGACATACTTCAAAGAGAAGTCATCAAGATGTTTTaaacttgaagaatttgaagtcTCTTAAAGTGCACAATTGTAATGGATTGAGATATATATTTACACCGTCCATTATCCTAGGCCTTGTTCAACTCCAAGATATAGAAGTAAAAAATTGTGCTTTGATAGAAGAAATCATCAGGAAAGAGGGAGAAAATGATTCtgagattgataaaatttttatcccaCAACTCAACTCCATTAGTCTTGAGTCATTGCCAAACTTGACAAGATTCTGTTCAGGAATTAATGGTTTGGCTTGTCCATCCTTGAAAAGTATTAGAGTGGCCAGATGTCCAGAGATTGAGACATTTGTTTTCGCTGATATGAATCTCCAATCAAACCATATTGCACCTCTGTTCTGTGATAAG GTTGCTTTTCCAAGATTGGAGGAGATGATACTCTTACACCTGGGTAAGTTGCAGTTGATATGGCACAACCAACTCCTTGGAGATTCTTTTTGCAAATTAAAAGAAGTGAGAGTTGAATTCTGTGAAAATTTGATGACTATGGTTCCATCTAATAGTACTCAAGGACTTCTTACCTTTCAGAATCTAGAAACATTAACTGTTAAGAACTGTTGGAATTTAAAAAGTCTGTTTCCAGTTTCCATGGCTGCTAGTCTTTTGCAACTCAAAAAACTTGAGCTATTCTCTTGTGGTTTGGAGATAATTGTTGCCAAGCAGAAAGTAAATGGGActccaaaatttttgtttcctcAATTAACGAGGCTCAGACTTGACAATTTACCAGAGCTCAAACATTTCTACATGGGGTCCTATACAGCAGAGTGGCCAATGCTTAAGGAATTGCTTGTGTACAAATGTTGGAAGATAAAAGTATATGCTTTAGATGGAGAGAGCCAACCTGCCCTATTTTCGTTTGAAAAG GTCATACCCAATTTGGAAATATTGGGTTTAAAAGCCTATAACTTAACATCCTCATGTCTTGACCGTATTCCAACTAGGGGCTTTGGGAAACTTAAAATTCTTGGACTGCAAAGCTTTGATGATTATTCAATAGGATTTCAGTTTGGTCTCCTTCAAAAATTGCACAATTTGGAAGAACTTGGTCTATATTATTGTACATTCCAAGAACTACTCCCATATGAAGGATGTACAAGCAAACAAAACTCCCAGATCGAAACATTTCTCCAAAATCTTCAAACTCTGAGAATATGGAATTGTCATCATTTGAGATATTTGATGCCATCCTCACACATTTGGTTCAAGAACATAAAGCATTTGGAAGTCTATAGTTGTAATGGATTGGTAAAAATATTAGCATGCTCAGTAGTGAGAACTCTTGTCCaaatcaaaacaatcaaaatcaaaaaatgCAAGTTGGTAACAGAGGTTATAACAACTGAGTATGAAATAGAGACAACAGAAGAGGAGATTGTTTTCAACCAATTGGAAACGTTGGAGTTTCATTGTTTGAAAAGCCTTACATGCTTTTGCTCAGCCAATTACGCTTTCCGATTCCCATGCTTAGAACAAGTAATTGTGAGTCAATGCCccaattttaagattttttctcCTGGAGGTTTAAGCACACCAAAACTAAAGAAGGTAGAACTAACAAAGAATATTGATGCAGAACATATTTGGAAGGGTGATCTTAATTCCACTATCCAACACATGTGTGAAGGTGTGTCTTAA